A single genomic interval of Lewinellaceae bacterium harbors:
- a CDS encoding T9SS type A sorting domain-containing protein: protein MKLAVRSIGSILLVISTILAFHQNLSAQRCYQSDIMVKGGGQYARFCPTDGNTDLLHLTSTDSSGLYYSYILVNLQDQIIYARRDSAFDLDNLANGTYRFWGVSHSDTLVWTAGLDVITVRAKNDGCANLSNSVVTVYKDEPDAGTVTLLSGTRDTVYCSSLSTNDTIRVKRALASNLYYTYFLINGNGVLVAMNDDGLFDLRGQPDGFFQIIGVSYSGIINVIPGDIINENSIIGCSEYSLPVTVTKSTPTAGLIRFTSLDTVATVCPGDGNTDWLVMRKTAYSTAFSYGYLITDNAGKLIRFSSKDSVNFEQSALGINRIYGLSYSGTVTVQPGDTIWTVDSLTSGCWNVTDRYLTVHLVEPKAGRIRALNQDSILYACPGDNLPDRFFFDTVGATPNAVRYVVTDEKNIITRVLSTNFTDFEATGVGIARVYSISYIGEYLAKVGDTLFVTNLVKGCFAISDNYLEVIKNIPEGGQVSMLEGDTVLYLCNNTSGAVVYRFKNNSPQPLRYDYVLTNEANQILDIASGDSYVFSDIPRGEIRIWGVAYSGNRLLEAGDHLLVSSYSDACFEVSTNYIHVIKDVPFAGQIALTDGSLGKFFCLNSEGPAVVQYTNTGSAKSKYTFVVTDESDKIVRISTSKSFDLKSMPVGGYRIYGVSYTGDILVKNGDFLQSKAFSNDCFDVSDQFIHVIRDNPYAGRIQALGGTARVFTCPLNDNLDYVHFQHPEAVAIKYAFVVTDTFDNITQFTFLDSIDFGFSQPGKCRVYGVGFEGAFAARVGNNIRSIAFSDGCYDLTNNYVEIIKRDPPNTNISSPAGDSITICVNDDQEDLITFATDDKTGIPVGYVITDLNSRIIGQSLANPVPFNDLPPGLSRVYAVTFTGQWVPRTGFFLLDRPLSDDCYTISNNFIKVNKMNTGNRCVTVSVHEPEVTKTYFAVQPNPNQGRLEVNLLEPSLRYDLTHIEVLDILGRSLHQWTWQSGATRQTLDLNELSNGTYWLRFRTNRNAWVTKIQVVK from the coding sequence ATGAAGCTAGCCGTACGATCTATAGGAAGTATACTACTGGTCATCTCCACCATCCTGGCATTCCACCAGAATCTAAGTGCCCAGCGATGCTATCAGAGCGACATTATGGTAAAGGGAGGTGGTCAGTATGCCCGTTTTTGCCCTACTGATGGTAACACTGATCTCTTACATCTTACCTCCACCGACTCCTCCGGCCTTTATTATTCGTATATATTGGTGAATCTTCAGGATCAAATCATTTACGCCCGCCGTGATTCCGCATTCGACCTGGACAACCTTGCCAATGGCACCTATCGCTTTTGGGGAGTCTCCCACAGTGACACCCTGGTGTGGACAGCGGGACTTGATGTCATCACAGTTCGGGCAAAGAACGATGGTTGTGCCAACCTTTCGAATTCAGTTGTGACTGTATATAAAGATGAACCTGACGCCGGTACGGTAACCTTATTATCCGGCACAAGAGACACGGTATATTGCAGCTCACTTTCTACCAACGATACCATACGTGTCAAAAGGGCTCTGGCATCCAATCTTTATTACACCTACTTTCTGATCAATGGCAACGGAGTACTGGTCGCCATGAATGATGATGGATTATTTGACTTGCGGGGACAGCCCGACGGCTTTTTTCAGATCATTGGCGTATCCTACTCCGGCATCATCAATGTCATACCGGGAGATATCATCAATGAAAATTCGATCATTGGGTGCTCGGAATACAGCCTCCCGGTCACGGTTACCAAATCCACCCCTACGGCAGGACTGATCCGCTTCACCTCCCTGGATACCGTCGCGACCGTCTGTCCCGGAGATGGCAATACCGACTGGCTGGTCATGCGCAAAACGGCTTACAGTACTGCCTTCAGTTATGGGTATCTGATCACCGACAATGCAGGCAAGCTGATCCGGTTTTCCAGCAAAGACTCGGTCAATTTTGAGCAATCGGCATTGGGCATCAACCGGATCTATGGATTGAGTTACAGCGGCACAGTGACCGTGCAGCCCGGTGATACCATCTGGACCGTTGACAGCCTGACTTCTGGTTGCTGGAATGTGACCGACCGTTATCTTACTGTTCACCTGGTAGAACCAAAGGCTGGAAGGATCCGGGCCTTAAATCAGGATTCCATCCTGTATGCCTGTCCGGGAGACAATCTTCCTGACCGGTTTTTCTTTGACACCGTCGGAGCTACACCGAATGCAGTTCGCTATGTCGTCACCGATGAAAAAAACATTATAACCCGGGTACTTTCAACCAATTTCACCGATTTTGAAGCGACCGGAGTTGGCATTGCCAGGGTATATTCAATCTCATACATCGGCGAATACCTGGCCAAAGTGGGTGACACGCTGTTTGTAACCAACCTGGTTAAAGGATGTTTTGCCATATCAGATAATTATCTGGAAGTCATCAAAAATATCCCGGAAGGAGGACAGGTATCCATGTTGGAGGGAGATACCGTCCTTTATCTGTGTAATAATACCTCAGGGGCAGTGGTTTACCGCTTTAAGAACAACAGTCCACAACCTTTGCGCTACGATTATGTTCTGACCAATGAGGCCAATCAGATCCTGGATATCGCTTCCGGCGACTCCTACGTATTTTCCGATATTCCCCGTGGAGAAATCCGGATCTGGGGTGTTGCTTATTCGGGAAACAGGTTACTGGAAGCTGGAGACCATCTGTTGGTTTCCTCCTATTCGGACGCTTGTTTTGAAGTCTCCACCAACTATATCCACGTCATCAAAGATGTCCCATTCGCCGGACAGATTGCTCTTACCGATGGGTCCCTGGGTAAATTTTTCTGCCTGAACAGTGAAGGCCCGGCCGTAGTGCAGTATACCAACACGGGGTCGGCCAAATCAAAGTATACGTTTGTGGTCACCGATGAAAGTGACAAAATCGTACGTATATCAACCAGCAAATCCTTTGACCTGAAATCAATGCCGGTTGGTGGGTACCGTATTTATGGCGTTTCCTATACCGGCGACATTCTGGTTAAGAATGGCGATTTCCTGCAGAGCAAGGCTTTTTCCAACGATTGCTTCGATGTCAGCGATCAGTTCATACATGTGATCCGTGACAATCCCTATGCTGGCAGGATTCAGGCTCTTGGTGGGACTGCCAGAGTATTTACTTGTCCACTTAATGACAACCTGGATTATGTGCACTTTCAGCATCCGGAGGCGGTTGCCATTAAATATGCCTTTGTGGTCACCGACACCTTTGACAATATCACCCAATTTACATTCCTGGACAGTATCGACTTTGGTTTTTCACAACCTGGTAAGTGCCGTGTCTATGGGGTTGGCTTTGAGGGCGCCTTCGCTGCCCGAGTAGGCAACAACATCCGGTCCATAGCTTTCTCGGACGGGTGCTACGACCTGACCAACAATTATGTGGAAATCATCAAGCGGGATCCGCCAAACACCAACATCAGTTCCCCAGCCGGAGACTCGATTACCATCTGTGTAAATGATGATCAGGAAGATTTGATCACATTTGCCACGGACGACAAGACCGGCATTCCGGTAGGTTATGTCATCACAGATCTGAACAGCAGGATCATTGGCCAGAGCCTGGCCAATCCGGTCCCTTTCAATGATCTGCCTCCCGGCCTTTCCCGGGTATACGCTGTAACCTTTACCGGTCAATGGGTGCCCCGTACCGGATTCTTCCTCCTCGATCGTCCCTTATCCGATGATTGTTACACCATTTCGAACAACTTCATCAAGGTCAATAAAATGAATACCGGTAACCGGTGTGTGACGGTATCCGTCCACGAACCGGAGGTGACCAAAACTTATTTTGCCGTTCAGCCCAATCCTAACCAGGGCCGGCTGGAAGTCAACCTGCTCGAACCTTCACTGCGGTACGATCTGACCCATATCGAGGTATTGGACATCCTGGGTCGCTCTCTGCACCAGTGGACATGGCAGAGTGGTGCAACCAGACAAACGCTGGATCTCAATGAACTATCCAACGGTACCTATTGGCTTCGTTTCCGGACGAATCGCAACGCCTGGGTGACGAAGATCCAGGTGGTTAAATAA